In the Xyrauchen texanus isolate HMW12.3.18 chromosome 47, RBS_HiC_50CHRs, whole genome shotgun sequence genome, GTAACCGCAATTTCTgcatgaatttatttttttaaccctgCTCCAATTATTGTTAATACAGCGTAAGCgtaatatttaaattatgttttggtGTTACATATATGCTTGCATAATGTCATAATGTTTGACCACTAGTCATTGAACAGATAATTTAAGTGTCCAgctaaaaggtgaagtgtgtcattttttttaggttgaaatattttagtacattgctctctggaatacttgattctgattggtcaattgtgcCATATAGCAGTATgaaatttctgagtaacaacCACACGGGATTAGTGATTTCAGACCGTTCATTTGGTATTGctagtcatctttcctacttctcatATAACTCTGCATTTTCAACTCATTCGAagataaaaaaatcatttaaactcaaatacatttttcatgtcatttattGATTTGCAAGCAGTCTTGTAATAAGGGGTATAAAGAGCAGTCAAACAGCCAAACAGAATTTTGATGCAAACTAGAGTTTGAATTCAGCCATTTATAGTCtctagagattttttttttttttgacataattatttaatttcaacacaaatcaatatttagtgtccatttatttacagtatttaattgGTAGGTAACCGTGTAATAAGCGTAATAAACCCCTTCAGAGTGATACAAGATACAAGTGATGCGTCATGCTTTTGATCACCCCATATGGATTTATTTTACGATAACGATTGAATAACTGTACATTATCAATTCCTTCTCCTATCCCTACTACCAAACTATCATTAAGGCATTTGTAGGTTGAGTTTACCTAAAAGTGTAATAATCTGGTGCATTCCAATCGTGACCGATGGGCAGTGTTTGGGAAAATTGTCTGGAAACAGTCATTAGTTTTGCCATTCTGTTTGGTGCAGTTAGTGGCGCAGAAACACCTTTCCTTGTAACTGTTCATTTAAAGATAAAACAGGACAGATTACATTCTGACTAACATTTTTACCAAATTATTTTACGGGGTTCCTTAAACCAGTTGTGCCAGttccgaagtgaaatgtccaccgcATGGCACTTAAAGAGAGTTCATcataaacagatgaggttttaaggttTATGCTCTATTACATTTTtcaatcaacaaaaccgacctacctaccctaaccttagacttaaacctaactgatagtgtcataagtGCAAGCATAAGATGAAAAactcaattgctgaagcaaccaaatCCCATTTGGCTCATGTGTTGACTGTTGCTCATTGCATGCTCTTTAGGACTCGTACCTCGGTTCTATGCATCATATGTGCAAATCTCTATAAGATGAACTACCGCAAAATTTGagattgtaaatgtagttgggtaTGCATTGCAATCATGTTGGGTATCACGGTGcgactcatgcactatagtaaaagtatttagatgtcataagataataTTGTGTGAGGAAAAGGGTGAAAAGTAAGAGATCTGATAATCTGCCTttttatgatttgtgtgaaaggaaattAAAGCCATGAAATATAGGCTAAAGATTGTTTCTCACTTCTTGTTTTGAACACTACAAACTCTGGATCATTGAACATTACTAGAGTTTAAACCAAGACATACTGAGCCTAGGTTGGCTCCTATGGCCCTTCTGATTTCTCATGGCCTGCTGTTCCAGTCAGTGATTTGTTGCTTGCCCTCCTCTCCATGAAGGGTTCAGTCTACCTATTAATCTACATAACTGTTCCCTGAATTCCCTGAATGAGCAACAGAGGGTGATCGCTGCTCTTTAGCCTTCCGTTGTTTTTTCTCTAGGACTGGAGTCAGTTTTGGATCCATCAGGGTTGCACATTTCTGGGGCTTGAAGCTCAATCTCATTATGCTTGCTGATTGTTTGCTGCAGTTCGTTGACCTCCTCTTTACTAAACTGCTTTCTCAGGCGCAAAATGACAGCAATGACAAAGAAGTAGGAACAGCCACTCAAACACGTGATGAGGCTCAGAAATATGACTCTGAAAACAGAACATCAAATGAGATACAGGTTGTCCTGGTAAGAACACTTATAAtcacaatcacacatacacacctgtacATATGTGAGTCATACATACGACAGGCCCCTCGGCCTCCACACCGCTTCATTCCCCATTTCAAACAGGTTGAGTCGATAAAAGCTCCAAAATACATTGGAGCAGGAATACCACCTTCGAAAAAATAATTCCAGTTTACTTTCCATGTATCATTCTCAGGAAACGGTGCCATTGATGTCCTGGGTCATTCTACAGAAACGTCCACATTCTGCATACTTCAATATTATAAGATATTCTCTGAACAATAATACCTGTTTGAGTATGGAATTgggcaacattttatttttatcaattatcTACAATTCTATGTACCGTACCATTTTTCTAAGTGTCAGTGATCATCTATGTCTATGACCACACTGTCAGAGAAACATtcgtttttaaacattttattatttattccaTTAACTGACTGATACAGAGAAACTTGGAGAAGGTGACAAAACATCCGCACTAGCAGCTAAATATGTGTCTGCCATTCACAATATAAGAAATGCATAATTCGTTTTGTGTGCTCCttcatttaatgtaatatttattagtATTTAAATGATTCACTTTACtactaattctcctccctgcccagtaggaggcgGTATGCTGGAAGAAgccaaatcgccaaaaacaaatgaaGGAGAATgtaaaattggagatttatattaaataaggacttacatattgatctgtttttcacctacacattatatcacttctgaagatattgatttaaccactggaatcatgtgGATTagtttcatgctgcctttatgtgcttttggagcttctaTATTTCAGTTCCCGTTTACTTGCATCAcgaagaccaacagagctgagatgttcttctaaaaatctttgtttttgttcagcaaaagaaagaaattcatacacatttgggatgccatgaggatgaataaatgaagagataatttgtatttttgtgtgaactatccctttatatatTGCTTTTATGGAAATTAAATATGATATTTTTGCAGTCTATGTGTTTTTTCCTCCTAAAATGCTTTGCACATTTGCACagaattttgtacatttttgttcaACCATTTTGTATTGggatttttctatttaaaattgtacaaaaaattctgattcttcataaaatataatatgttaGGATAATGACCCCACGATTCTCTCATTATCTTTATCAGTATTCAATGTATTCATATTTACAACTTtgttatggttaaaaaaaaatagtgatTAATGTTTTTACAGAAAAATCTTAATAAGTATAAATTAATGCCCAATAATAATGTCTGGAAATAATGAGGTTTAGTGCAAAGTTATAAGATATTTTTGCACTGATTTTTAGTcctgtaacattttaaatgtatcagAATTGGcacaaaaaatgtctttgttgttgttattataatattaataatatttttatttatggaCTTTTTTTCTGAGAATGACCCCCAAACATATAACATATGCACACAAAATATTGTAAAACCTGTGATTTGTTTTTCCTGCCTTGCTATATAAATTGTGATCTAAATATATGTACCTAGCGTTCGCATCATGAGTGTTTGAATGCCCAAGGCCAGTGACTTCAGCTCGGGTGTAATGCAtctgaaaatatataaaatatgcataCACAACATTCATTTTTCATGCATAATAAACCCCAAACATctttacaaaaaacacaaatttgaAAGCAGCTGTTGCATTACCGGCCCCGTTTTTAGTGCCTTTTTCCCCCTAATTAAGTAAAATTAAGttaattaaatcatttaataaaaaatttacaaaatggtGGTAACTCACCGTATAATGACCATGTATCCAGGGGTTGTGCCCAGAGAGTTAATGAAGGAGCTGAGGACAGACACTGCCATGTAGAAGGTGAAACTTCGGGTGCATTCGGGCCCTCTGGGACACTGTCCCAGAGAAACAGACGTGCTGCTCTCTACTGGTGCAGGTGTCAAGACACAGCTGCAGTTGTGGAAAACCTGTGATTATCAAATGCAAATATAAGGATaaaattttgctttttttgttgcttttattCGAATTCTAGGATGAAGGTTAACCACTAATAAAGGACTAACATCACCGTCTCTTATGTTAGAGTCTACATTTGCACCATATCAGATATCTATGTGTTTCTTACAATACTTCCATGTCTTATCTTCATAAATGTTGTGATTTAAATTAACTTTTCATATCCATTATAATACTTTAAAATTTATTCTACCATGGTATATTTTTTTAAGGCTTCCTTTACTTTTAATAAAAGACTGACAGTTTGGACTTTACATGGTGACTTTTGTATTGAGATTTTGTTCTACATTACAATTGATATCAGCTACACTGGAATTACCATATTTTTGCCATGTCCAGTGGAGCCCGTGCATCCTGCCAAACACGGTGACACATATGTAATGCCACTGTCAGAACACACTGGATCCCATTCAGATGTAGAGCAGGAACAGTTTTGGTTACACTGAGAGATGAGTGAATGCTCACCAATCAATATCTCAGCAGTCCTGAGGAGGAATTCTGAGATTGGTGATTGTTGATAGtgaaaaatgcaattgtcctttgggtcattttacaaacaaaatgttGTCCCTTTTTCAAAACTGTTAGACCTTTAAGGTCTGTCCCCAAACACACCCCTCCTCCCTTCTCTATATAAGCCTGTCCACCACATTACCCTGAATTTGTACAGTAAACTATTTATAATTGTAAAGTGAATAATTGTGGGAATatcaacataaataaattatataattaataagcCTTTACCTCCTAAACTGTCTACCatgtttacttttttaatacataCTATACATAAAGCCACAAAAACATTATCAGGGTCCATGTGAAGAGATGACCAAAATAGCCAAATTTGACAGAATAGATCCTATGGATGCAGTGGACCTAGACATTTTTACTGTCTAATTTCAATTGCTTTGATCACAGTTGATTAGTTATAGTGCCCTCTACCAtcagaaatgtattaaattttGCATGTGACCTCAGAAtgtttttcatgtgttttgtACATTGAATATTGCACTCACCAAGATAAAGGCCAATTAGTCATTATGGGCCACATCCAAAAGCATACTGTAACAGCTTATATCTTCTGATAGACTTAGCTTATCAAAATTCTACTGATAACTTTTTATCAGGAGGGTCGGCAGATGATGTATACAAAATTTCGTGCAAATCGGACAATTATTTCATTTAtgtaaaaaagaaagatatttaaatgtattgatttacaGTAGCTAAAGGTAAagtatgtatttaatttcaaaataCGTTCGCCTATCCccgtttattgttcattgacagCTATAAGTAAGCAATTTATGTGTTTACCTCCCACAAAAGTATAAACACCGAGCCATCCAGGCACTATCAAAatattgatgtttatattttgagcggCTCGATTTTCAGCTCCACCCGTCCCTTTTTAGCTCAACCTATTGCATGAGTTAGCTCATTATTTTTGAGCTGCAGATAAATTTGTAAAATACTCAGAATATCTATCTTTACTCTTACTAGTTAGTTAGTTACTTACACTTACTATTTACCAGAAGAACCATCCTACTTCATGTGCTTGATCCCTCGCACATCCAGCTGCCATTCAATCTGGCGATGTCATCGAACAACCCGATTCCTCTACAATGCTTTCCAACTAGTGTGtgttatagtggtcttgttcAATACGACATTAAACttttatcaccttttatttagtatggctTAATTGTTCATAGGGACTCAGATAGTTCAAAAGGGTGTGATGAGACTAATGGGTGATGACAAACGTTGTTTGAaaacataattgtatttttaatatatactctATATGGTGCCACAATTagtgcagaaaatacatcacctTTAAGATGGCACAAAGCAATTTTACACTTGTCAATATTCACTTATACAAACATATGCAAACACTTTACCCATTGTAGGACATAGTGAGGCCGGCCACACGGACATTGTCACACTTTGTGCCGaactggaggaggaggaggagaaaggccaTGAAGGAGGTGATGAAGGAGAGTTGGGCCCCCGCCACCACACTCAACTTGTACCTCTTCATCAACAAACCGCCAAAGAATATTCCCACGGCAACCGCAGGCAGGTTCAGAACACCTGCAGGGCATGACATTTAATTAGTTTCAATTAGTATCAAACCCTTTACTTTTAGTGTCTTAGTGCCaagatctcattcattttcagtgagaCCTTGCAACTTCTGGTGACACGAGTGATAGTGACCTCTGATGATTAGATGTAGGCATGCCCAGCAACTTTGGAAAGTTGAatgaaaatgtatgcaaatgaGAAGCAACTTTCTGCAGTGACAACCAATAGGAGCGAAGACGGCATCAGTGGAGCTCATGTCACCTGTCTCCTGTGAGGCAGTGGTATCGAGTGCAGAGGCATGACGATTGTGAGCGATTTTACGGTTTTACATAATTTTTCTGTGACTACATACATGGATATATTAACAAATAatgcatggaaaatacattttaatacatttattttgtttctccTGTCTTCAAGATATTCTAGACCTGTGCTGGTTTCCTGCTACTGAATACTCCCCAGTGGATCACCACCTTGTCATGGTTTTGGAGCTTGCTTGTTTCTATGACCCTGAGAGCTATACTGGCAAGAGCTTTGTGCTCCTGATAGAGTTACCCAAGCCAGACAGGTCAAAGGAGAGAGGCCAGACTAAAAGTGATCTGTTGCTGAAAACGGATGCACTGGGCCATATGGTAGGAATTGTTTGTAACCAAATTTTTTACATAGAGCTTGGACTGAAATCAGTGGCCTGGACATTTATTAGGCTGGATTTAGGAACGAAAGGCTGCTTACCAATAAGGAAGTTTGCCCTCGATGCAGACTGACCAAATTGCTGCTCCATGTATTTGGCTTTGAAGGTCAGCAGGCCGATGAAAGAGCTGAACTTCAGAACAACCCCACACAGCAGCAAGAAGTATGTGGGGGTGCTTAGCAGTCTTTTCAAAGAGGGCAAGAATGCTTCAATCCACAAATTTACATAACAGAACACAGAGAAAGAAATTAGCTTTGTcctatgtactgtatgtagtaaAATGAAACAAAGGTAACTATGTGTTCTAATTTGGCCTGAATTCATAACCTTTACAGTACTGCTTTTTGTTAAAAAGGTGGTATAAATTTGCCTTTTGCAATGTCGGCCAGTTTCATTGAGTGGGTGTTGGGGAGAGCAGATTGCTCCTTGTTGCCCTGATCCACATATGAGTTTTCCCCCCCTTCCTCGCCTTGTTTGGATAAAGACCTGGGCAGGAACCAGAACGGAACACCAGCAAACAGTAAGATGGCAGATGACACAAAGAATCCCAGCCACCAAGCGCCTACCCAGCGTGCATCCTTCGGGGTGATGGTCACACTGTCTGAAGGGAAATAGTGTAGTCAAAATACACATTatcataagaaataaaaaaatacatggtATAAACGCAACTATGGATCATATTTCGGAAATGGTTCTATTTGTACCCAATATGttcagaattttcttttcttATACAACTAACCCCAATCCTAAATATGTGGTTACAGCCTTGCAAAGTACAAATAGTATCATTACTAATCCTAAAGTACAATATTAATTCCCAGTTAGTTTGGACTTTCTCCTGTATACTTCCTATACTTTGAATGGATAACTGAATATCACTGAAaataatgtctaggttactgtcgtaacccccattccctgatgtagggaacgagaccttgtgtcgatgtagtttcactaggggtctctcttgagagcctcggttgcctatgaactttgagaaaaggccaatgagaaattgccgaacagaatttgcatgtccctcccccagacatatgggtataaaaggagggaatcgtgcatctgtttagtcaggttttgtactgtgttacgtgaactgctgatgcaggtgcgagCAAGCTGGTGCATCCCAAAGTAGCAGACCGTATCAGGCTGCATGTAAACTTCCCCAACGCTCCATAAGATGTCATATacattttaggttcccggcatccctgaggggggaTCAAGCGATGGGAGCACCAAAGTGAAGCGGATGCAGCTGAAACGGGGCTAGtgtctggcgaactgaatcatgtagccgagtccgatggtcctggccagccagtgcgACAGGTTAGAAAGCGTAAGCGATGCGTCCAAGCTTCGAGCAGAGGGAACTAATGGGATGATCAGGTTTTCGTACCTGCTGGTGTTTTGCTACGTGGGGGGGAGTAGGTAATATTATGTCGGGGGCAGAGTCCCGAAACAGTAACTCAAAAGCACCTACCTTGCTCTGCATACCCGGCTGGGGGCTggaaagtgactgaggaggaggtcctatggaggcGTCAGAACTGGCCTGCCGGGAGTCTACAGTCGAAGGCGTGGAGGCGAAGGAACTGCGTCCACGGTGCCGTGACTGTAGTgacagacacgtgaggcagcgcccatgaCCATCAGCTGCAGAGAGATatctgccacatccaggaactacacaaaggtggaaaggcatctttaaaaagctgTTCAAAGCCAATGTGtagtcttttagagaaaatactcttaGAGATTATTTTCTCTTATAGAAGctctgtcgaagtgcccaggggagTAGACTGCACTTgcatgcagagaagagaaaagccgctggtAACGCAGCGTAAGATCCAACAGtaaagctctgcagaggtgagtggaacagtagtggaaacgtcagcttgctgaacacacagccgctcagctccgaagaaagaaatctgactaaacagatgcacgattccctccttttatggatgtgtatgtccgggggagggacatgcaaattctcattggccttttcttaatgttcagaggcaaccgaggatctcaagagagacctctagtgtcactacatcgacacaacgtcgtgtg is a window encoding:
- the slco1e1 gene encoding solute carrier organic anion transporter family member 1C1, whose product is MAEPTAEDNGKPTSQQALYIPEKEPPKDPCCSKLKIFIMALSFAYFSKALCGTYMKSAITQIERRFDVSSSVVGLIDGGFEMGNLLFLALVSHFGARLHRPRFIGMGCFLMAIGSALTGLPHFFMGRYKYDTVIQGSVNDTVSIDPCQYPTVPSDHSNVHIKPSNTFGIECVKDTGSSMWIYVFLGNAVRGIGETPVTPLGISYIDDFAKAEDSAFYIACLQTIALLGPMFGFLLGSMCAKLYVDIGFVSVDSVTITPKDARWVGAWWLGFFVSSAILLFAGVPFWFLPRSLSKQGEEGGENSYVDQGNKEQSALPNTHSMKLADIAKAFLPSLKRLLSTPTYFLLLCGVVLKFSSFIGLLTFKAKYMEQQFGQSASRANFLIGVLNLPAVAVGIFFGGLLMKRYKLSVVAGAQLSFITSFMAFLLLLLQFGTKCDNVRVAGLTMSYNGTAEILIGEHSLISQCNQNCSCSTSEWDPVCSDSGITYVSPCLAGCTGSTGHGKNMVFHNCSCVLTPAPVESSTSVSLGQCPRGPECTRSFTFYMAVSVLSSFINSLGTTPGYMVIIRCITPELKSLALGIQTLMMRTLGGIPAPMYFGAFIDSTCLKWGMKRCGGRGACRMYDSHMYRVIFLSLITCLSGCSYFFVIAVILRLRKQFSKEEVNELQQTISKHNEIELQAPEMCNPDGSKTDSSPREKTTEG